One genomic region from Microcystis panniformis FACHB-1757 encodes:
- a CDS encoding TIGR03943 family putative permease subunit, which yields MNSSRLKIIAPQFIDIIALIGWGSLLFKYWITGQLNLLIHPNYFILVLITSIALFALGLVKLWTLLKQWQKKINLDSNDNRSHITILPQHFGSGLLVITALLGLFIAPQPLSSQIALQRGISESLPLTRVQTQSFGTTVKPEEKSLIEWVRTLNAYPEPDAYTGQPVKVTGFVVQLPQLPDNYLLISRFILTCCAVDAYPVGLPVKLSGSRGQYPNDTWLEITGEMATESLPVEVGKSTSRRQLVIKAKSVKPIPTPVDPYGY from the coding sequence ATGAATTCATCACGTCTAAAAATAATCGCCCCCCAATTTATCGATATTATTGCCCTAATCGGTTGGGGTTCGTTACTATTTAAATACTGGATAACTGGACAATTAAATTTACTGATCCATCCTAATTATTTTATCCTGGTTCTCATCACCAGTATTGCTTTATTTGCCCTAGGATTAGTCAAGCTTTGGACATTATTAAAACAGTGGCAAAAAAAGATTAATTTAGATAGTAACGATAATCGATCGCATATTACCATTCTTCCCCAACATTTTGGCTCAGGTTTATTAGTAATAACTGCCCTTTTAGGCCTATTTATCGCCCCGCAGCCCCTCAGCAGTCAAATCGCATTACAGAGGGGAATTAGTGAATCTTTACCCCTAACTCGCGTGCAAACTCAATCCTTTGGTACTACCGTTAAACCGGAGGAAAAAAGTTTAATTGAATGGGTAAGAACTTTGAATGCTTACCCCGAACCTGATGCTTACACAGGACAACCGGTAAAAGTCACAGGTTTTGTGGTGCAATTGCCCCAATTACCCGATAATTATTTATTAATTAGTCGCTTTATTCTTACCTGTTGTGCCGTAGATGCTTATCCCGTCGGTTTACCGGTGAAACTATCAGGAAGTCGCGGTCAATATCCCAATGATACTTGGTTAGAAATCACTGGAGAAATGGCCACGGAATCTTTACCGGTAGAGGTGGGAAAATCCACCAGCAGAAGACAATTAGTAATTAAGGCTAAATCCGTGAAACCTATACCCACTCCCGTTGATCCCTACGGATATTAA
- a CDS encoding permease, protein MSQLQNAFTLFLSLLVEAMPFLLLGVILSSILLIFVDERRLVALMPRNAVLGAFVGGCIGFLFPVCECGNVPVARRLLVQGMPNAVAVSFLLAAPTINPIVIWSTWVAFRDQPEIVFYRVIFSLFIATVIGIIFSIQKDPRPLLQTSLAKSLNWQPQTPEKESIPLLLQSGSFLIGNSGQTLRLDESFAATAVLPAVQAIPMKRRWLTFLENVVMELRELGGVLILGSAIAAGLQVFVPREFVLNLGQDPITSILAMMLLAVIVSICSTVDSFFALSFASSFTSSSLLAFLVFGPMIDLKGIGLMLSIFKPRMLIYLFALAAQMTFLLTLAHSYLF, encoded by the coding sequence ATGAGTCAACTACAAAATGCCTTTACGCTATTCCTGAGCCTGTTGGTGGAAGCGATGCCTTTCTTACTGCTAGGGGTGATTCTCTCTAGTATTCTTTTAATATTTGTCGATGAACGTCGCCTAGTTGCTCTGATGCCTCGAAATGCTGTTTTAGGAGCATTTGTGGGGGGATGTATTGGTTTTTTGTTTCCCGTCTGCGAGTGTGGCAATGTGCCGGTGGCGCGACGTTTACTTGTGCAAGGAATGCCGAATGCAGTAGCGGTTAGTTTTCTCTTAGCAGCGCCGACAATTAACCCGATTGTTATCTGGTCCACTTGGGTAGCTTTTCGCGATCAACCGGAAATTGTTTTCTATCGAGTTATCTTTTCTTTGTTCATCGCTACGGTTATCGGTATTATCTTTAGTATCCAAAAAGATCCCCGACCGCTCCTACAAACCTCTTTGGCAAAAAGTCTCAATTGGCAACCGCAAACACCGGAAAAAGAATCTATCCCACTACTACTACAATCCGGTTCTTTTCTGATCGGTAATTCCGGGCAAACTTTGCGCTTAGATGAAAGTTTTGCCGCTACTGCTGTCCTACCGGCAGTGCAAGCAATCCCGATGAAAAGGCGCTGGTTAACTTTTCTGGAAAACGTGGTGATGGAATTACGCGAATTAGGAGGAGTGTTAATCTTAGGAAGTGCTATAGCGGCGGGTTTACAGGTGTTTGTTCCCCGGGAATTTGTTCTTAATTTGGGTCAGGATCCGATTACTTCGATCTTGGCCATGATGCTGTTAGCGGTCATTGTTTCGATTTGTTCCACAGTTGATTCTTTTTTTGCTCTCTCCTTTGCCTCTAGTTTTACCAGTAGTTCCCTGCTGGCTTTTCTAGTGTTTGGTCCAATGATTGACCTGAAAGGGATTGGTTTAATGTTGTCTATTTTTAAACCAAGAATGTTAATTTATCTCTTTGCTTTAGCAGCGCAAATGACTTTTTTACTCACCTTGGCTCACAGTTATTTATTCTAG
- the larE gene encoding ATP-dependent sacrificial sulfur transferase LarE translates to MDSQLLDKLGQLQNLLKTSEKALIAYSGGVDSTLVAKVAYDLLGSQALAITAVSPSLLPEELEEAIAQADYIGIRHELVETEEMNNPNYTSNPVNRCYFCKSELHDTLKPLALARGYSYVIDGVNADDLRDYRPGIQAARERGARSPLAEIAITKSEVRQLSRYLNLPWWDKPAQPCLSSRFPYGEEISLEKLQRVGRAEIYLRKLGYRQLRVRSSGDTARIELPAAAIPDFINRTNLSELVADLQKLGFIYVTLDLEGYQSGKLNRVL, encoded by the coding sequence ATGGACAGTCAATTACTTGATAAACTCGGACAATTACAAAACCTCTTAAAAACCAGCGAAAAAGCTCTGATTGCCTATTCTGGGGGCGTGGACAGTACCCTAGTGGCCAAAGTGGCCTATGATCTGCTAGGGAGTCAAGCATTGGCAATTACGGCGGTTTCCCCTTCCCTACTGCCGGAAGAATTAGAAGAAGCGATCGCTCAGGCCGATTATATCGGTATTCGGCATGAATTGGTGGAAACCGAGGAAATGAATAACCCCAATTACACCAGTAATCCCGTTAATCGCTGTTATTTCTGCAAAAGTGAGCTACACGACACCCTTAAACCCCTTGCTCTCGCTCGTGGTTATTCCTACGTCATCGATGGCGTTAATGCTGATGATTTAAGGGATTATCGTCCCGGAATTCAAGCCGCTAGGGAGCGCGGCGCTCGTTCACCTTTGGCGGAAATTGCTATCACAAAAAGCGAAGTTCGTCAACTATCTCGTTACTTAAATTTACCTTGGTGGGATAAACCGGCGCAACCCTGTTTAAGTTCCCGTTTTCCCTACGGGGAGGAAATTAGCCTGGAGAAATTGCAAAGAGTCGGACGGGCGGAGATTTATCTGCGAAAATTAGGTTATCGTCAATTACGGGTGCGATCGAGCGGCGATACGGCACGGATTGAATTACCGGCAGCAGCAATTCCCGACTTTATTAATCGGACAAATTTAAGCGAATTAGTCGCTGATCTGCAAAAATTAGGCTTTATCTATGTCACCCTCGATCTAGAAGGTTATCAAAGCGGCAAACTTAATCGAGTCCTCTAG
- a CDS encoding DUF433 domain-containing protein, producing the protein MTTNLTDYKHIAIDHRGVPIIAGSTLKVIDLVMAQIAYGWTPAEIHINHRDLSMSQIHSALAYYWEHRDELDQAIQADLEFAQKMREKAGDSPFVNRLKAQAIK; encoded by the coding sequence ATGACAACAAATCTCACAGACTATAAACATATTGCAATTGATCATCGGGGAGTACCAATAATTGCGGGTTCTACCCTGAAAGTGATTGATCTAGTTATGGCACAAATAGCCTACGGTTGGACTCCAGCAGAAATTCACATTAACCATCGTGATTTAAGTATGAGTCAAATTCACTCAGCATTAGCTTACTATTGGGAACATAGAGATGAATTAGATCAAGCTATCCAAGCTGATTTAGAATTTGCCCAAAAAATGCGAGAAAAAGCTGGAGATTCTCCCTTTGTTAACCGACTTAAAGCACAGGCAATAAAGTAG
- a CDS encoding transposase, whose protein sequence is MKTENRIFSQVYSYLEQGSRFVDKRHLTVLSWMVTALLSSQSLNQARWEPFVQSRAEQANSYQRRWNRFCQNGRVAVEKIYIPLILKAIETWKEKGERLYLAIDTTLLWNQYCFVYLAVVCGGRAVPLMWMGLEHGSASLAFEKYEPLLDRAKGYLQGFENVMLLADRGFANQQLIQWLRKNTWHWCLRLPCDTLIYGVRRRGFGYEVRELYPPKRQACFDRNVQVWQEARITAHLALASVPGVKDNWAILSDEPPTLDTFWQYGLRFPIEHLFQGQ, encoded by the coding sequence ATGAAAACCGAGAACAGAATCTTCTCCCAAGTTTATTCCTATCTAGAACAAGGAAGCCGATTTGTGGATAAAAGACATTTAACCGTCCTCAGTTGGATGGTGACAGCCCTACTCAGTAGTCAAAGTCTCAATCAAGCCAGATGGGAACCCTTTGTACAAAGCAGAGCCGAACAAGCCAATAGTTATCAGAGACGGTGGAATCGCTTTTGCCAGAATGGAAGAGTAGCGGTGGAAAAGATATACATCCCCTTAATATTGAAAGCCATCGAGACTTGGAAGGAGAAGGGGGAAAGACTGTATCTAGCAATAGATACCACTCTGTTGTGGAATCAATACTGCTTTGTCTATCTAGCGGTGGTCTGCGGGGGGAGAGCCGTCCCCTTGATGTGGATGGGATTAGAACATGGTAGTGCCAGCCTAGCTTTTGAGAAATACGAACCCTTGTTGGACAGAGCCAAAGGCTATCTTCAGGGCTTTGAGAATGTCATGCTGTTAGCCGACCGAGGCTTTGCCAATCAGCAATTAATTCAATGGCTCAGGAAAAATACTTGGCATTGGTGTCTTCGCTTACCTTGCGATACCCTCATTTACGGTGTTCGCCGTCGGGGTTTTGGCTATGAGGTCAGAGAACTCTATCCTCCCAAACGGCAAGCCTGCTTTGATCGCAACGTTCAAGTCTGGCAGGAGGCTAGAATCACTGCTCATCTTGCTTTAGCCTCTGTTCCAGGGGTTAAGGATAATTGGGCAATTCTGAGCGATGAACCTCCTACCCTTGACACCTTCTGGCAGTATGGTCTTCGTTTTCCCATTGAACATCTCTTTCAAGGGCAGTAA
- a CDS encoding DUF5615 family PIN-like protein: MAKLPFLLFRSLRLSHNSTCLCIEKCVRQSGLRLRGVDVLTVQEDGYSGIADPIILDRATTIERVIFTQDSDFLIEASRRQTEGIEFIGVVYGHQLMVSIGDCIRDLELIAKLGKSEEFINIIQYLPL, from the coding sequence ATGGCAAAATTACCTTTTCTTTTATTCAGGAGTTTGAGGCTTTCACATAACAGTACTTGTCTTTGTATTGAAAAATGTGTCCGTCAGTCAGGGTTGCGTCTGCGAGGTGTTGATGTCTTGACAGTTCAAGAAGATGGCTATTCTGGTATTGCTGATCCCATTATTTTGGATCGAGCAACCACAATAGAAAGAGTGATTTTTACCCAAGATAGCGATTTTTTAATAGAAGCTAGTCGTCGTCAAACAGAAGGAATTGAATTTATAGGGGTTGTTTACGGTCATCAATTAATGGTATCTATTGGGGACTGTATTAGAGATTTAGAATTAATTGCCAAACTGGGAAAAAGTGAAGAATTTATCAATATAATACAATATTTACCCCTTTAA
- a CDS encoding type II toxin-antitoxin system RelE family toxin, giving the protein MRLRIFNKIEWLAINFEQITPLPLTREWSGFYKLRVGDYRVIYEFDRESRIIIIIRVGHRSEVYD; this is encoded by the coding sequence ATCAGACTGAGGATTTTTAATAAAATTGAATGGTTAGCCATCAACTTTGAACAGATAACCCCCCTACCTCTTACGAGAGAATGGTCAGGGTTTTATAAATTAAGAGTAGGAGATTATCGGGTTATTTATGAATTTGATCGAGAGAGTAGGATAATTATTATTATTAGAGTAGGTCATAGAAGTGAAGTTTATGACTAA
- a CDS encoding ISL3 family transposase, with the protein MWINFDQLLDLPNATVVNYQKIAQTIFLKLALLNETIECPNCHQTLDRINQTEYNLVRDLSILGNPVYLEVPRRQFHCQKCQKYISERLSFMRLRQHHTIRYESMIYERVKNCSIEEISREEGLGWSEVELIFNHCAKELEKEEWEAPERISLDEFSNLKGHKDFITTVVDMDKKILLDVIKGHKQEELMEALKAQPDAVREKVKEVSVDMWSGFTAVIKELFPNAKIIYDRFHVMAIINDELNKLRKLMGVHEKGLPHLLWKNKEDLKDEQKQQLEVILKEHPCLGIAWEMKEEIRQIYQSSRTFRGAERKLEKWIRIGGILYESSARMIQKHLPGICNYFENQTTNGLIEGMNTKIKLIKRMSYGFTNFEHLRLKLFACFNS; encoded by the coding sequence ATGTGGATAAATTTTGATCAACTCCTCGATTTACCAAATGCAACAGTGGTCAATTATCAAAAAATTGCTCAGACAATTTTCCTAAAGCTTGCTCTTTTAAATGAAACAATTGAATGTCCGAATTGCCATCAAACCTTAGACAGAATCAATCAGACAGAGTATAATCTAGTCAGAGACTTGTCAATATTAGGTAATCCAGTATATTTAGAAGTACCACGCCGTCAGTTTCATTGTCAAAAGTGCCAAAAGTATATCAGCGAAAGACTGAGTTTTATGAGATTAAGACAGCATCATACAATTCGCTATGAATCGATGATTTATGAGAGAGTAAAAAATTGTAGCATCGAAGAAATAAGTCGAGAAGAAGGGTTAGGATGGTCAGAAGTTGAGTTAATATTTAATCACTGTGCTAAAGAACTAGAAAAGGAAGAGTGGGAAGCACCAGAACGAATAAGCTTAGATGAATTTAGTAACTTAAAAGGACATAAAGATTTCATCACAACGGTCGTAGATATGGACAAGAAAATTTTACTAGATGTGATTAAAGGACATAAGCAAGAAGAATTAATGGAAGCCTTAAAAGCACAGCCAGACGCAGTTCGGGAGAAAGTGAAAGAAGTGAGCGTCGATATGTGGTCAGGATTTACAGCAGTGATCAAGGAATTATTTCCCAATGCTAAAATCATCTATGACCGTTTTCATGTAATGGCTATCATCAATGACGAGCTTAATAAATTGAGAAAGTTAATGGGGGTGCATGAAAAAGGATTACCTCATTTATTATGGAAGAATAAAGAGGACTTAAAGGACGAGCAAAAACAACAACTAGAAGTTATTCTGAAAGAACATCCATGCTTAGGAATAGCCTGGGAAATGAAAGAAGAAATTAGACAAATTTATCAAAGTAGTAGAACGTTCAGAGGTGCTGAGAGAAAATTGGAAAAATGGATAAGAATAGGCGGGATATTATATGAAAGTAGTGCCAGGATGATCCAGAAGCATTTGCCAGGTATTTGTAATTACTTTGAAAATCAGACAACCAACGGATTAATTGAGGGAATGAATACCAAAATAAAGCTTATTAAAAGAATGAGTTATGGATTTACCAATTTTGAACATCTTCGACTTAAGCTGTTTGCTTGCTTTAATTCATAA
- a CDS encoding PEP-CTERM sorting domain-containing protein (PEP-CTERM proteins occur, often in large numbers, in the proteomes of bacteria that also encode an exosortase, a predicted intramembrane cysteine proteinase. The presence of a PEP-CTERM domain at a protein's C-terminus predicts cleavage within the sorting domain, followed by covalent anchoring to some some component of the (usually Gram-negative) cell surface. Many PEP-CTERM proteins exhibit an unusual sequence composition that includes large numbers of potential glycosylation sites. Expression of one such protein has been shown restore the ability of a bacterium to form floc, a type of biofilm.) has protein sequence MGLGVTPAQAAIVAGWNSFNASTATYPKAANTVGANITSTGLNTAGINRENDPIFLLGGSTTNGWNTGSTVNTSQYVEFAVQPSAGFQVDFTNLQLNAAQTETQLDLVLRSSVDGFTNNLGTQVNLTTSFNTYSFDLSSLAPQTGPVQFRLYGLNANGLSVYLIADNSTNVAGGGFVALNGDITPAGGGGVSTPEPSGIVSLIAVGALGAASLRRRG, from the coding sequence ATGGGGTTAGGGGTTACTCCTGCTCAAGCGGCAATAGTAGCTGGTTGGAATTCATTTAATGCCAGTACCGCAACCTATCCCAAAGCGGCGAATACTGTAGGTGCGAATATAACCAGCACTGGGTTAAACACCGCCGGGATAAATCGGGAGAATGATCCTATCTTCCTGTTGGGTGGTTCTACTACTAACGGTTGGAATACAGGTAGCACTGTTAATACCAGCCAATATGTGGAATTTGCCGTACAACCTAGTGCAGGTTTTCAAGTCGATTTTACTAACTTACAACTCAATGCGGCCCAAACTGAAACGCAGCTAGATTTAGTCTTGCGCTCTAGTGTTGATGGGTTCACCAATAATTTAGGGACACAAGTTAACTTAACAACTAGCTTTAATACCTACAGCTTTGACCTAAGCAGTTTAGCACCCCAAACCGGCCCGGTGCAGTTCCGTCTCTATGGACTGAATGCTAATGGCTTATCTGTCTATTTAATTGCCGACAACTCCACTAATGTTGCCGGGGGTGGGTTTGTGGCTCTTAATGGGGATATCACTCCTGCTGGTGGCGGTGGTGTATCAACCCCGGAACCTAGTGGTATAGTGAGTTTAATCGCTGTTGGTGCCTTGGGTGCCGCTTCCCTTCGTCGTCGGGGATAA
- a CDS encoding IS630 family transposase yields the protein MINLEFTEEEKNSLYYERFHHPHPRVQLKMEVLWLKSQKIPHQKICQLAGISPNTLLTYLRDYQEGGIEKLKEINFYRPKSELEFQKETLKKYFEKNPAATINEAVYRIEELTGIKRSTTQVRKFLKSMGMKCLKVGSLPSKADPDEQEDYKEKKLEPRLNEAKEGKRAVFFVDAAHFVMGAFLGFVWCFERLFVKSPSGRKRFNVLGALNAITHEVILVTYETYITATQVCELRSKIAALGLMIPITLVLDNARYQKCKIVEELALSLSIELLYLPSYSPNLNLIERLWKLVKKKCLYGKYYENFSDFSSAIYECLNDAHLKHKKELDSLLTLRFQKFNKSQIMNV from the coding sequence ATGATTAACCTAGAATTCACGGAAGAAGAAAAGAACTCACTGTATTATGAAAGATTTCATCATCCCCATCCCCGGGTTCAACTGAAGATGGAAGTTCTCTGGTTAAAAAGCCAAAAGATACCGCACCAAAAAATTTGTCAGTTAGCAGGAATCTCGCCAAATACCTTATTAACCTATCTTCGCGATTATCAAGAAGGCGGAATAGAAAAATTAAAAGAAATCAACTTCTATCGCCCTAAAAGTGAATTAGAGTTTCAAAAAGAAACCCTCAAAAAATACTTCGAGAAAAATCCAGCAGCCACAATAAATGAAGCTGTATATAGGATAGAAGAATTGACGGGAATAAAACGAAGTACTACCCAAGTGAGAAAATTTTTAAAATCAATGGGAATGAAATGTTTAAAAGTAGGTTCTCTTCCTTCTAAAGCTGACCCAGATGAACAAGAGGACTACAAAGAAAAAAAGCTAGAACCCAGACTAAATGAGGCAAAAGAAGGAAAAAGGGCTGTTTTTTTTGTTGATGCCGCTCACTTCGTCATGGGAGCATTTCTCGGTTTTGTTTGGTGTTTTGAGAGACTTTTTGTTAAGTCACCGAGCGGGCGTAAACGCTTCAATGTTTTAGGAGCATTAAATGCAATAACTCATGAAGTTATTCTGGTAACATATGAAACTTATATTACGGCAACTCAAGTCTGTGAACTCCGGTCAAAAATAGCTGCTTTAGGACTAATGATTCCCATCACTCTAGTCTTAGATAATGCCCGCTATCAAAAATGTAAAATTGTTGAAGAATTGGCTCTTTCTTTGTCAATAGAGCTGCTCTATCTGCCGTCTTATTCACCTAATCTAAATTTAATTGAAAGGCTGTGGAAATTGGTCAAAAAGAAATGTTTATATGGTAAATATTATGAGAACTTTTCTGACTTTTCTTCAGCTATTTATGAATGTCTGAATGATGCCCATCTGAAACATAAAAAAGAACTGGATTCCTTGCTGACTCTACGATTTCAGAAGTTTAATAAATCTCAGATTATGAACGTCTAA
- a CDS encoding XisI protein has translation MDRLKKYRNAIKKVLTEYHEWVSGSANLDQESCLVFDEIHDQYFWLFMGWEGKKKIRNIQVHIRIKNEKIYIEEDWTEEGIATELLREGISKEDIVLAFYDLETRKLTGFAVS, from the coding sequence ATGGATAGACTAAAAAAATATCGCAATGCCATTAAAAAAGTATTAACAGAATATCACGAATGGGTTTCTGGTTCTGCTAATTTAGATCAAGAAAGTTGTCTGGTTTTTGACGAGATACATGATCAGTATTTTTGGCTTTTTATGGGTTGGGAAGGCAAGAAAAAAATCAGGAATATTCAAGTCCATATTAGGATTAAAAATGAGAAGATTTATATTGAGGAGGATTGGACAGAGGAAGGTATCGCTACGGAATTATTAAGGGAGGGTATTTCTAAAGAAGATATAGTTTTAGCTTTTTACGATCTGGAAACTCGTAAGTTAACAGGGTTTGCCGTGAGTTAA
- a CDS encoding argininosuccinate synthase gives MGRAKRVVLAYSGGVDTSVCIPYLKQEWGVEEVITLAADLGQGDELGPIQEKALRCGAIESLVVNAQEEFVKEYAFPSIQANALYENRYPLSTALARPLIAKLLVEAAEKYGADAVAHGCTGKGNDQVRFDVGIMTLNPSLKVLAPAREWGMSREETIAYGEKFGIESPVKKSSPFSIDRNLLGRSIEAGPLEDPMTEPPEEIYLMTKAIADTPNEPEYVDIGFNQGIPVSLNGENLDSVTLISQLNDLVGKHGVGRLDMIENRVVGIKSREIYEAPALLVLIDAHRDLESLTLTGDVTQYKRGIEDTYGQLIYKGLWYSPLKEAIDAFILKTQEQVTGSVRVKLFKGNAKVVGRQSVNSIYSPDLATYGAEDQFDHKAAEGFIYVWGLPSKVWAEKTRGK, from the coding sequence ATGGGACGTGCCAAGAGAGTGGTTTTAGCTTATTCCGGAGGAGTCGATACTTCCGTCTGTATTCCCTATCTCAAACAGGAATGGGGAGTAGAAGAAGTGATTACCCTAGCCGCCGATTTAGGACAGGGAGACGAATTAGGACCGATTCAAGAAAAGGCTCTGCGCTGCGGAGCGATCGAATCCTTAGTAGTCAATGCTCAAGAAGAATTCGTCAAAGAATACGCTTTTCCCTCAATTCAAGCTAATGCTCTCTACGAAAATCGTTATCCCCTTTCTACCGCCCTGGCTCGTCCTTTAATCGCTAAATTATTAGTAGAGGCCGCCGAGAAATACGGGGCCGATGCCGTCGCTCACGGTTGCACCGGCAAAGGTAACGATCAAGTGCGTTTTGATGTGGGCATTATGACCCTCAATCCTAGTTTAAAAGTTCTCGCTCCCGCCAGGGAATGGGGCATGAGCCGGGAAGAAACCATCGCCTACGGGGAAAAATTCGGGATCGAGTCTCCTGTGAAAAAATCCTCGCCTTTTAGTATCGATCGTAACCTGTTGGGGCGCAGTATTGAAGCCGGTCCCTTGGAAGATCCGATGACGGAACCCCCGGAAGAAATCTATTTAATGACCAAAGCGATCGCCGATACTCCCAACGAGCCGGAATACGTCGATATCGGTTTTAATCAGGGGATTCCTGTCAGTTTAAACGGAGAAAATCTCGATTCTGTCACGCTAATTAGTCAATTAAATGACCTAGTGGGTAAACACGGTGTTGGTCGTTTAGATATGATCGAAAACCGGGTAGTGGGAATTAAATCCCGAGAAATTTACGAGGCCCCGGCTTTATTAGTTTTAATTGATGCTCACCGGGACTTAGAAAGTTTGACTTTAACTGGAGATGTTACCCAATATAAACGGGGAATTGAAGATACCTACGGACAGTTAATTTATAAAGGATTGTGGTACAGTCCCTTAAAGGAAGCGATCGATGCTTTTATCCTCAAAACCCAAGAACAGGTAACGGGATCGGTGCGAGTCAAACTGTTTAAAGGTAACGCTAAAGTGGTCGGTCGTCAGTCAGTCAATTCTATCTATTCTCCCGATTTAGCTACCTACGGAGCCGAGGATCAATTTGATCATAAAGCTGCTGAAGGTTTCATCTATGTTTGGGGATTACCCAGCAAAGTTTGGGCCGAAAAAACTAGAGGGAAGTAA
- a CDS encoding SGNH/GDSL hydrolase family protein — MLLEIGIIRLSLIILGVLFALGLLLEAILRIVFGFGNPLIYKADAEIGYLLAPNQQTRRFSNFIAVNQYSMRSDPITPQRPPETTRIMLIGDSIANGSWWTDQKETIAALITKNLGQNLTGSVQVLNASANSWGPRNQLAYLRRFGTFESQVIVLLMNTDDLFALAPSSAVVGREINYPDRRPALALIELYDRYFKRYPPLPPVQEGGDRVGNNLNALAQIQSLAQANQARLIIAITPLIREAQKQGRDYELKSRQRLADFTGNQQIFYLDFLPIFQAHPNPDSLYIDNIHLSRDGNELISQKLAEAIKKVF, encoded by the coding sequence GTGTTATTAGAAATTGGTATCATTCGGCTGTCTTTAATCATTCTAGGCGTTCTTTTCGCCCTTGGCCTTCTCCTTGAGGCTATTTTAAGAATTGTCTTCGGGTTCGGTAATCCGCTTATTTACAAAGCTGATGCCGAAATTGGCTATCTTTTGGCTCCTAATCAACAAACGCGCCGTTTTTCCAATTTTATCGCCGTTAATCAGTATTCGATGCGCAGCGATCCGATTACACCCCAACGGCCTCCAGAGACGACGAGAATAATGTTAATCGGTGATTCGATCGCTAATGGCTCTTGGTGGACAGATCAAAAAGAGACCATTGCTGCTTTAATCACCAAAAATTTAGGCCAAAATCTGACGGGTTCAGTGCAAGTTCTCAATGCTTCGGCTAATTCGTGGGGACCACGCAATCAATTGGCCTATCTGCGACGTTTCGGCACCTTTGAATCTCAGGTGATTGTGTTATTAATGAACACCGATGATCTGTTCGCTTTAGCTCCTAGTTCGGCGGTGGTGGGACGAGAAATTAATTATCCTGATCGCCGGCCGGCTTTAGCTTTAATCGAGTTGTACGATCGATATTTTAAGCGTTATCCTCCCCTACCACCGGTGCAAGAAGGAGGCGATCGAGTGGGCAATAATTTAAACGCTCTTGCCCAAATTCAATCCCTTGCTCAGGCTAATCAAGCCCGTTTAATTATCGCTATCACTCCCCTCATTCGCGAAGCTCAAAAACAGGGGCGAGATTATGAATTGAAATCCCGTCAAAGACTAGCGGATTTCACCGGCAACCAGCAGATTTTTTATCTAGATTTTCTGCCCATTTTTCAAGCCCATCCTAATCCCGATTCCCTCTATATCGATAATATTCATCTCAGCAGGGACGGTAACGAGTTAATCAGTCAAAAACTGGCCGAGGCAATCAAAAAAGTCTTTTAA